Proteins from a single region of Catenulispora acidiphila DSM 44928:
- a CDS encoding DUF2142 domain-containing protein, with the protein MRHRLAAGLSPGTWSPRRVWLTAFLAFFALSAAWALASPLTSVPDEPWHMVKAAATVRAQLHGTPITVITHNGPITNRVPMTGYRLPTAYSFLTNLHECYFNVAHVPASCARNLTALPGTALAGTTAGSNNPLYYLAVGWPSLLSDGPLGMYGMRLVSAALSSAMLASAMVTAFQWSRRRRYPMAAVLAAATPMVLFLNGAVNPNSLEATSAILLWTAILSLLTDPRPELVPRLLTRAGVATIALVSVRQLGPAWALVIIVCAALAGQSGALRAVLRRPAVWLWTAVVGVVGVGSIAWTAKFNVLGTGTGTTYPNLTFMVAAKHTFGMSVEYLRQMVGFFGWLDVRAPYHLAELWFLPVLALLAAAAAAGKLRDVAALVVLAGSVIFIPVLAQGRQAASLNYIWQGRYLLAVAAGLPLLAAAIVAKREPRREWLHKATTRLPLAVTASTLVLGFLMFYTTLRRYAVGTRGPLLSLHPAWTPPGTIAGVVLLYLVGAALAALLVLKSWAPYPESAVLGGGGTPGGTPGDETLLPDRTVVTVPAPAGVNGHANGANGTKHHVNGTGAGKPAAESANGSSTNGSSTNGSSANGSSTAAASNTTEDRGSAVASAS; encoded by the coding sequence ATGCGGCATCGGTTGGCCGCGGGCCTCTCGCCCGGAACCTGGAGCCCGCGCCGCGTCTGGCTCACCGCGTTCCTCGCCTTCTTCGCCCTCTCCGCCGCCTGGGCCCTGGCCTCCCCGCTGACCTCCGTCCCGGACGAGCCCTGGCACATGGTGAAGGCCGCGGCCACGGTCCGCGCCCAGCTGCACGGCACGCCGATCACCGTCATCACGCACAACGGCCCGATCACCAACCGCGTCCCGATGACCGGCTACCGCCTGCCGACCGCGTACTCGTTCCTGACGAACCTGCACGAGTGCTACTTCAACGTCGCGCACGTCCCGGCCTCCTGCGCCCGGAACCTGACCGCGCTGCCCGGCACGGCCCTGGCCGGTACCACCGCCGGCTCCAACAACCCCCTGTACTACCTGGCGGTCGGCTGGCCGAGCCTGCTGTCCGACGGCCCGCTCGGCATGTACGGCATGCGCCTGGTCTCCGCCGCCCTCAGCTCGGCGATGCTGGCCAGCGCCATGGTCACCGCCTTCCAGTGGAGCCGGCGCCGGCGCTACCCGATGGCCGCGGTCCTGGCCGCCGCGACCCCGATGGTGCTGTTCCTGAACGGCGCGGTGAACCCGAACTCGCTCGAAGCCACCTCGGCGATCCTGCTGTGGACCGCGATCCTCAGCCTCCTGACGGACCCCCGCCCCGAACTGGTCCCGCGCCTGCTCACCCGCGCCGGCGTGGCGACCATCGCCCTGGTGTCGGTCCGCCAACTCGGCCCGGCGTGGGCCCTGGTGATCATCGTCTGCGCCGCCCTGGCCGGCCAGAGCGGCGCCCTGCGCGCGGTCCTGCGGCGCCCCGCGGTCTGGCTGTGGACCGCCGTGGTCGGCGTGGTCGGCGTCGGCTCCATCGCCTGGACCGCGAAGTTCAACGTCCTGGGCACCGGCACCGGCACCACCTACCCGAACCTGACCTTCATGGTCGCCGCCAAGCACACCTTCGGCATGAGCGTGGAGTACCTGCGCCAGATGGTCGGCTTCTTCGGCTGGCTCGACGTCCGCGCGCCCTACCACCTGGCCGAGCTGTGGTTCCTGCCCGTCCTGGCGCTGCTCGCCGCCGCCGCGGCGGCCGGCAAACTGCGCGACGTGGCAGCACTCGTGGTCCTGGCCGGCTCGGTGATCTTCATCCCGGTCCTGGCCCAGGGCCGCCAGGCGGCCAGCCTCAACTACATCTGGCAGGGCCGCTACCTGCTGGCGGTCGCCGCCGGCCTCCCCCTGCTGGCCGCGGCGATAGTGGCCAAGCGCGAGCCACGCCGCGAGTGGCTGCACAAGGCCACGACCCGCCTGCCACTGGCCGTCACGGCATCCACGCTGGTCCTCGGCTTCCTCATGTTCTACACAACCCTGCGCCGCTACGCCGTCGGCACCCGCGGCCCGCTGCTGTCCCTGCACCCGGCGTGGACCCCGCCGGGGACGATCGCCGGAGTGGTGCTGCTGTACCTGGTCGGCGCCGCGCTGGCCGCACTGCTGGTGCTGAAGAGCTGGGCGCCGTATCCGGAGTCTGCGGTACTCGGCGGCGGCGGGACGCCCGGCGGTACGCCGGGCGACGAGACGCTGCTGCCGGACCGGACGGTGGTCACGGTCCCCGCCCCGGCAGGCGTCAACGGACACGCCAATGGCGCGAATGGCACGAAGCATCACGTGAACGGCACGGGAGCGGGCAAGCCCGCCGCAGAGAGCGCGAACGGCTCGAGTACGAACGGCTCGAGTACGAACGGCTCGAGCGCGAACGGCTCAAGCACCGCTGCCGCGTCCAACACGACCGAAGATCGCGGTTCGGCTGTCGCGTCAGCCTCCTGA
- a CDS encoding glycosyltransferase: MPTIAAVATAFHPDERLTAVVEAALKSCARVVVVDNTPGDGPFLADTLRDREGVTVLRDGKNRGLAGALNTGVDTLLAGQSAQPDLLLFLDQDSVLGEDLVLALAQHLTDPAVGIAAPAAWDEDQQRYYEPGTEKGPDVADRDTVITSGMLVRREVLAEVGRFRTEFFVDHVDNDFCLRVRAAGYRVLRDKRQKLAHSLGQRNQHKLPGVSVSSSRHPTWRLYWIARNGTVLMREHRKDAPAWTRTTAAYLVWWFALRTAIEAPRGPRAMAMLRGFRDGARGRTSRRYLPPGAEL, translated from the coding sequence ATGCCGACGATCGCCGCGGTGGCCACCGCCTTCCATCCCGACGAGCGCCTCACAGCCGTCGTGGAGGCGGCCTTGAAGAGCTGCGCGCGAGTGGTCGTGGTGGACAATACGCCCGGCGACGGTCCGTTCCTCGCCGACACGCTGCGCGACCGCGAAGGCGTCACCGTTCTGCGCGACGGCAAGAACCGCGGCCTCGCCGGAGCCCTGAACACCGGCGTGGACACCCTCCTGGCCGGCCAGAGCGCCCAGCCGGACCTGCTCCTCTTCCTCGACCAGGACTCGGTCCTCGGCGAAGACCTGGTCCTGGCCCTCGCGCAGCACCTCACCGACCCGGCCGTCGGCATCGCGGCGCCCGCGGCATGGGACGAGGACCAGCAGCGCTACTACGAGCCGGGCACGGAAAAGGGCCCGGACGTCGCGGACCGGGACACGGTCATCACCTCCGGCATGCTGGTCCGTCGCGAGGTGCTCGCCGAGGTCGGACGCTTCCGCACCGAGTTCTTCGTCGACCACGTCGACAACGACTTCTGCCTCCGCGTCCGAGCCGCCGGCTACCGCGTCCTGCGCGACAAGCGTCAGAAGCTGGCCCACAGCCTCGGGCAACGGAACCAGCACAAGCTGCCGGGGGTGTCGGTGTCATCCTCACGCCACCCGACCTGGCGGCTGTACTGGATCGCCCGCAACGGCACGGTCCTGATGCGCGAGCACCGCAAGGACGCCCCGGCATGGACCCGCACCACCGCGGCGTACCTGGTCTGGTGGTTCGCCCTGCGCACAGCGATCGAGGCACCGCGCGGACCGCGCGCGATGGCGATGCTGCGCGGCTTCCGGGACGGGGCGCGGGGACGGACGTCGCGGCGGTATCTGCCGCCTGGCGCGGAGCTCTGA